acctgcttgttatgctatgtgtattatgatgtgagtggtcggcttgagccgggaacggtgtagaccgagaacggcgaagggccgggaacggcgttgggcacgttgagtgcaaggctgagaacggcaaggggccgggagcagcgttgagcacgtggagtgcgagttgccagggcgagtccctagaaggatacctgggatatcttcACCGCGGGGTCCGCGAaaccagggcttggtaaacgcctgggacggctaggccgtatgtgttagccattggtggcctatttatatgcgtgatatatgtgttgcatatgttatctgtttgtcggttctcttgctgggcttcggctcacagatgctctgtggtgcaggtaagggtaaagaaaaTATCAACTAACCATGAGTACGGCAGatgtgaagcggcgtgtacatgtgttggccagcctggctgccacggctagaggattttgggagatgcttgtaaataaactctgattttgtcgtctagtcgacttggtttacttaatatgttgtaaacatttctaaaccgtattttgggatcccaagtgtaaatcttttatgattttctatgaaaattactatttctaaggtttttcctctgtttatagcttaattatactgtttgatctaaaacctcgattagcgagatgaaagcacgtttttaaacccacttagtagcggctctaaggaagtagggcgttacagtggcaATGGTGGAAAAAAGGTGGCAAATAAGAAGACGTGGGCATGGTGCAAACATACTCAAGTACTCTAATCATCCAGtacctggctgacgcgtgtccacactcgagtgcaattgatggaatagtttccaagaagggcagttcaaaagtttccttctcatggatTCAaattgatacttttgagggggcaaaatgttacaccccaatttcgagataagaagttatgaccccgaaaactgggctcgtcaggtatgagctcgaaatatatgcggtcgtcatatgatcctacagtcggacctctttgaagtaaacaacgacatcgaggatgtgtagcctcgagtattctctgagctcgcaatggccatgttatgacacttgtatatatttctcCCTGATTGCCTTCAGGCAAGATGGCTCGGGCTCGGGAAGGGTAAGCTCGAATGTGACAACATTGTCAACACCTACTTATTCAGAGCATAGGCAAAGCTAGCCGGCGAGCTCGTGATCGACTGATAATCTTGGTGAGTTCAATGCCAGCTACTGATCTCGGAGATTTGATGAATCCCGTATCTGAGTTAATCAGTTACGTGtgaatatgtttattgttgtacaatcccaatatttaagggatatcatttaatttgTTATCTGATCCCCcattttatgggacgtttccatgtatgtaggaaataatgtagtaaatagcattatattaattgatttacagaatatcttcccgagatatgtgagaatgaattctgcaaccttctctataaatagagaaggaagtaCCATTTGTAAAtgaccgatttctgatttctggagagaaaactctgggcaactattatCTGAAATGTTTttagaaaactcccaagtcttaataacatagactcgtggactaggcagatttaactgctgaaccacgtaaaaatcatatTGTCTTCTTTGTTCATTTGCTCCAATATTTTAtcgtttaattgctctcctatttaagttgacgaaaaacggcatcaacataattttttttaaatgaaagaaaCACTTAAAAAAGATTAGAAATATTGTTCCATGTTATTGCGTTTCTCATCAAGATTTTTACTATATTTTCTCAATTGTTGTGATGTAATCCAAcctttattatcattattattattattattatttagtttaaaaaataATAGCAATTAGGTTTGTACTCTTTATTATTTTAGGGATAAATAGCATTTGTGGTCCCCAAGTTTTACTAATTGTATCACTTAGATCTTCAAACTTTATTTTGTAGTAATtaaatttcaacatttactttttGACTTACATAGGTCTccaatgttatattttattagaTAAACCATAATTTATAAGGGTAAAGTAGGATTTTAACAAAACAATACCCCCGAATTATAATACTTGTATACTTTTGACTCTTCTGTCCAAAATAGTAACGATTTGCTGATGAggtagttaaaaaaatatttttaaatatttttttattaattaattgattttaatttagaaaaataaataaaatcattttaaaaataaaaatttaataaaacctgattttttaaatttatgaaattatataaaatcctacaaaaaattaataatttttttaatccaaatatagttttgaaaaaactaaaattgATATCtctaaactaaattaaattaaaatctcaaccaatatatatatatatatatatttcaaaggTAGATAATTAAGCACATTTAAAAATCAATCaagcaaaaaaaataaatattttaatttagtttagaaatcttgattttggtttttttttaaattatatttcgattaaaatctatttatgtttattgattttttatttattgaattttatataatttaataaattttaaaaatagttttattaattttttttctaatttaaaatcaattaattaataaaaaaattaatatttttttaactgtAACATTAGCAAACTGTTATTAACTTGGAGGGAAGTGGCAAAATTTCACAAATGGTATAATTTTGGAGTGCAAAAGTCTACCAGTGTTATAGTTTTTTTGGGGGAAGAAGCATTTTGtcctattaagaaataataaaaaaacatactTTCTATTATATACctctaaaatatataatatagtacttatatattaattagtttgttatttttaataaaaatatttttatacttaaaatattttaagagaatgaaatttattaagggtgcttttatctatattatatattttttcttattaaaggtgcttaataaatttattaagggtgagtttaaatagaaatgtgtatagtaagaaaaaaaattagaatataGATAGAAGCACCTTTAATACATTTCATGCTTCTAAAATTTTAAGtatgtaaatttttttataaaaaaaaataaaaaactaattaatatataagtgatatattaaatattttagaggtataataaaaaaaatatttttttaatttgataaaaaaatttatgTCAATTTACGAAAATAATATATTTGCTAATAATTAATTAACTGAAAgggttaaaaagaaaaaaaaatggctgCTATATTTTTTTTGGATTAAAAATCTTGTTTTACCTTTATAAATTAGGCTTTATTTAATAGAGTATAACAATGGGACATGTGTGAGACAAAATATAAATGTTGGGATCTAATtgctacaaaaaaaaatgtaaaatttacATTCTTtacaattttttataatttaattacaaaaatacatttcCTAATTTAATTTACATTACTACCGTTTTTTATACtgctttttttcaattttttttattattttctttttgtgtttttttcacggtactctttctctctctctccagtatcttttttttattaatttcttacattttctcttatctttaatttaaaaaaaaaatcgatcACACCGCTAGTCGGTTGAAAAGCGGTACCATCGCGACCTACTCTTCAAGGTGAttattttgatatgtgggaagcatATGTTTTTTGGCCGTCAATGGAGAAGATGACCACAATGAAAAAcaacattttagttttttttttatattgtgttgacAAAAAAAcaactaaattttaaacttgtTCAAAATTTAACAtactaaaatttgtattcttattttacatttaaaagttACTATATTGCATTCTaaacaacttaaatttatttaaaaatattccaagtaactttttaaaaatagattatttaggatattgtttgataacttttaaatagaatataaaaaagTCTCTTTTTGATAACTCACTAATTTTGTTGGTTACTTTAAATTTGTGACATACTaaaaaatttagtcatatatCAAGTGGTAATCAATTGGTATCTTAAATGAtttataaaagtgaaaattacatctagtattgatttttttttattttatttacactttTACCATCGCGGCATACTCTTGAAGGTGATTATTTTGGTATAAGACAAGCATTGGTTTCTTGACGTCGCTGGAGAAGATGATGAGGATGGGGTCGTTTTTGTGTTATGTTTGAAAAATAATGTTTAAGTTTCTTTTTAGctttgtttattaaaaaaaatatggaaaAGTTTCTTAAAAATTAGAATAAGTAATTTCTGTGTTGTATTTAAAATGTAACTATGTAGTTGctttttattttgataaatgaaaacttaataataaaagaccgaaatgtgtatttattattataattcgaAAGTTacttttaagtttattttttgtttgattaataaaaaaaacactaTTACCCCCATATAAATTACATTAGTAACTAAAAAGTGAATtaaaatttttcattaaaaaaattactgtatagtatactaaaagtaacttttaataataagctatatagtaatttgttatattttatttcaattcTTTAGTTTATAAAAATGACTAATCGGCAAtgtaaaagtatcttaaataataagatactataatataactttaaaatgaCTAATTAGTGTCTTAAgatagaaaattttcaaaaaataagtatggtaaccaaaatgtatataaaataatatgttataaaaattatttttttcatgaaaaaaataactaattggtagcttattaacattttaagtaacaaaaatattaaaaacagAAAAATTAGGATTTCAAAAAAGTTTCAAATTTGAATATATTACTTTTAGAATTTGACATTTTTTGATGACGTagcaatatatttttataaataaaattttgtaggtaatttttgtaattattttatattataagtaTATAATTGTAAAGATTTATACAAATAATAAAGCTCGGGGAGCCCAATTAGTATTTACTCTTATTTTAGCAAAAGCTTTTTTACTGCAAAAATAGTATTTCGTTAAATATTATACAAATCCAAACTTTTTAAGAAATTATTGGGCATAtgaaaatcaaaattttaaatcTCTAAGgaaaaaaatgtcaaaaaaaaaagagaagaaaaatttATGAAActaaattataaaatttaaaaaaaaaaaaaaatagaacaacATTTAGAGGATTTATGTTATGCATTAATTCAAACAAGAGCTTGTTGTATGAAATATTTATTACTgcccccaaaaaaaaaagaaaaaaaaaagagagcttGTTGTGGAGGAAAGAAAAGGTTGCGAGTGGGGAATACACCAACACTTATTGcagtttctttattttattttaataattttgtatTTTATGCAGTTGAAATTTGTTGGTCAAGGTATTCAAACCCAACAAGAGCAGTggacacataaaaaaaataaggggaaagaaaagagaaactCCATCCATATATATATGAAGGGAACCGATGAAAAAAAAACTTTCACCAAACGAGTAACAGACACTCCTGCTTTATACACAACCCATAAATCATTCTCGATCAAACCCCAAAACCCACTCTTgctttctccttcttcttcttgaaTTAGTTCTCTTGCATAGTAGTTTCACAGAAAGAAACTCTCTTTTGCAGAGAAAAGTTTCCAACTTTTAAAAGAGAGcatatatataaagagagagagagagagaaagaaagaaatggaGATGGAGAGTAGAGGTTTGAGTTGTAGAGAGACAGGGAGAAAAGAGTAAAAAGCATTGTATATTCTTTGTCTAATGGTGGTACAACTGAGGAAGAAGAAGCAGTGGTATTCATTGAAGGGTGTTGTTGTTTGTCCGttttacccctttgtttttggtCCACCTCACCAACCCATATTGCCATCTTTACCAAAAATTCTAATTCTTTACTGGATTATACTTCACAGCCATGAATAGTTTGCGGATTTTTGCTCAGATTTCTCAACTCTTGCTATTTTTCACTCCAATTGGTACTTTCTTTCCCTCTAAATCTCTTTGATTGAAATTGATTGTGGTGATTTTGGTTTATAATAGCTGAGTAATATTTATTTCAACTATCACAATATGTTTTTGTGGTGGTCAATAGTAGTCAAGTTTGGAATATTTTCCAGACGATTTTTAAATTTCTTTTCTGGGTTTTTGTCTTTAGTTGTTGTTATATTGATTTTGATTTCAGTTTGTATTGATTGATTATGCTGAAATTTTACTCTATCTTGAAAAGTGGGTCTTGCTGTTTGAGTTTGcattttttatttcattatttatttttaaattagagTTCTTTCTGGTTTGCTTTCTTATGGATTTTTCGAATTAGAGCTCTTTTTGTTGAGTGGGAAAtactttttttataattttgcaaTTTCCTTTCTGGGTCTCCTATATAGGTTTTATAATTCTCCAATTTCCTTTCTGGGTCTCATGGTATTGcctctattttatttttattattataatttaaaacttttatGTTCTCTGTGTTTCTTTCCTATGAAGTCAAGTGTGTTGTAATGGAATTAATCCAGTGTAATATTTATATACTATATATTTGCATATCTGTAtacataattttatatataagtTACTGGTTTGTGTATCTGAAAGCGTACTTGTATACACCAAACATTTACAAATAAATGATGGCGACATATTTATAAGGTTCTGTTCTGGTGGACAAGACCGAACTTGCTCCGGTTCTCTGTTGAATGTCATAATATTTTGCAcactaacatttatttatttatatatatatatttataaggatTATCACTTAAATAGAAATTCCTTCGAAATTAATTGCTTAGTTTCCTTGGATATCCCTCATTGTTTTGTATAATAAACTTTATTTGAATCAGAGAATTGATGCAGTTTGTAGTTTGTACAAAATCATATATTGAGAAGAGGAATATTGTGAAAACTTACTACTTTAGGCACACTGGGCCtcttttgcaaaaaattatagaaagtttctgtttgataattttttgaaagTATCCAATCTTTCTGGAATTATGTCACAAGAAGAAGCCTTTTTCCCATCGTATATGGTGTAGTGTAGAGAAAGTGTTATTGCGTATTAAGTTTTTTGCTGTTTTGTGGCTGAAGTTTCTGTTTGTGTTTTCTTTTCCAGCCTCTCACAGGGCACAAGCGTTTACTGGAACTTATGGAATAAATTATGGGAGAATTGCAGATAACATCCCTTCACCGGATGAAGTTGCTGCTCTACTCAGAGCAGCAAAAATAAAGAATGTCAGGATATACGATGCGGATCACAGTGTTCTCAAGGCCTTTAGTGGTACTGGACTTGAATTAGTAGTTGGACTTCCAAATGGATTACTTAAAGATATGAGTGCGAATGAGGATCACGCGTTGACCTGGGTTAAAGAAAATGTGCAGTCTTTCTTACCTGAGACACACATTGTTGGAATTGCTGTGGGAAATGAAGTCTTGGGTGGGGGTGATTTAGAATTATGGGGAGCTCTTTTGGGTGctgtgaaaaatatatataaagctgTAAACAACCTTCACTTAGCTGATGTAGTACAGATTACCACTGCTCATTCACAGGCTGTTTTTGCTAATTCTTACCCTCCTTCTTCATGTACGTTTAGAGAGAATGTAGTCCAATTCATTAAGCCACTTCTGGAGTTCTTCTCCGAGATTGGATCTCCTTTCTGTTTAAATGCATACCCATTTATTGCCTATATGAGTGACCCGGAgaatattgatattaattatgCCCTTTTTCAGTCAACACAGGGGATTTATGATCCAAAAACCGATCTTCATTATGATAACATGCTTGATGCTCAGATTGATGCTGCTTATGCAGCTTTAGAGGATGCTGGATTTAAAAAGATGGAAGTTATAATAACAGAGACAGGGTGGGCTTCACATGGAGATGAGAATGAATCTGGTGCCTCGGCAATTAATGCaagaacatataattataatctGCGAAAAAGACTTGCAAAGAAGAAAGGAACACCTTTCCGACCGAAGAATGCTGTGAAGGCATATATTTTTGCAATATTTAATGAAAATTTGAAGCCTGGACCAACATCTGAGAGAAATTATGGACTATTCAAGGCTGATGGCACCATTTCATATGACATTGGGTTTCATGGACTTGATTCTTCATCTGCGGATTCATTGTGTTTATCTTCGAAGGTAAAATCTTACCTTTCCTTTAAAAAATGCATTTGAACCATtataaaattttctaaatttgTCACTGCAGTAATAATGAATGAACTATCATGATGTACAAGTAAAAGCATAATTGGTAGAAACTGGAACGCTCATAGAAAGGCGTTTATATCATATAGTTAAGGAAAGAAAGTTCATAACAATAGGCTCTAAATATTGTTCATTTTAGTTCCCCCTGCCCTTTTTCTTTTGCTGGTACAACAACATTTTAGGAGATTATCTATGACCAAGCCTGATACCAACCAATCAATTTTAAATGAGGTGACAAGAAAATCTTTGTAATATTTGTTTTCATGTTTTCTTATAGTTTCATCTTCCTCAAAAAAGAAAGTTACATCTTGGGATAGTTAAATAAGAGCTTTGAGTAGCCAATGTTGACCTATAGGCAGATGCTGCCATTGTGGACTTTTGACTTTGATTATTCTTCAATTCCTTAAAACATGCATATCCAAGTCTTGACCTTGGTGACCTTAACTGTTTACACATGTCAAGTATGTTTTTGGTATATTATAGTATATGATGGTGGGTACTAAGATTTGAAAGCATTCATCAATGAAGAATTTTTAATACATGATCAACCTGACAAACCATTTTTGTCACAATGAATAAAGGTGGTAGATAGTAAAACTAAGCTTTCTActaacaatgttttgatagtcaagTAGGGGTTCAGGAAGATTTCATCTTTATTTTCGGTATATTCATGATCTTTTTATAACCTTAATTTGCTTCATTAGCTAATTaggtgtttttattttttttctgatTTACAGGATATTCCAGCTCGAAGCTGGTCTCAATGGCACTCCTTATTATTACCAGTTTATGCTACAGCACTTCTTTTGCTTTTGAGATAAGAAAAATTGAGGATTAGTTTCTGgaatataagataaaaaaattctCTTTCCTTTAAATTAGGCACCAAACCAGGCTCAATGTGCTCTTTAAATGGTACCATTTCATATCTCATTTCCAAATTAAAGTACCAATAGAACAATAATTATTGTATTTCTTGAAATATATAAGAAATTGTTGAATAGGTTTTATTCATCTCAGCAAATGCATTTCCATTTTTTTACAAGTACAGTTTTTGACATTTCTGTTCATTATAAAATAAGGGATGATGCTACCATATTCTACATTTTTGTTGATcccaagttttttatttttatttttttagttcttATTTAAATGTGCACAGCTTATCTGTCAGCCTCACTATGAACTAGTATTTCAAGTTAAATTCATACTCCATTGAAATCACAAACTGTCTTTTTGTGTTTTAATCACAAAAGGGGGATTGTTTAGTGCACCTCACATCCCTCGCCCCTTCGGTTTGAGGAGAAATCTTGGAAACCATTGAGCTGCTATAGCGGCCTTATCTCATTCCTTTGCCATAACTCTCGCTGAGAGTGCCACTTTTAAGGCTGAGACTGAGATGATTTGCCATGAGAATTTGAACTCCGAAAGGTAACATGGGAGGGAGACATCCCTACTGCTACACCACAATCTCGATGGTTCaaattgtttatgattcttggagTTTGGATATTTATGTTTAAGATGATTCTTTGAAGACTGTTTATAGCATGTTGCTTTCTCGTGCTAATGTTCTTGTGTGGCTGTTTTCTTGTTTAGGATATGACATGTTCTTATTTTTGAGTCTCTGTTGTATTTAAATTGTTGTTTATCTTTGAGTTCTGTTTATTGATATTGTTGTGATAAGTGAATGCCTTGTAATTTGTAAGACTATAGAGATGCATATTCTGTTGTTTATGGAAATTGTCAAGTGATAAGATGATAGCCTATGAAGTTATTATCAGTTATTGGAGATGTCGATTGCTTCATTAGAATGTTGTCCTTTGAAATATAATAACTGTTTTAACATTTTATttgtataaaaataataataaaagacaaTGTTGTTATTCATTAGAATAATTATTTACAAAGAGCATAAAATAGCGACACTTGAAATTTAATAATAAGCACTGGAAATGAACTCGAGTAATTTTAAGCATTGTTTTTCATACATGAATGACCCATTCAATATCAAAATGGCCGTTTCTCTGAAGATAATATTTCTTTGttaatttccaaaaaaaaaagataatattGTTTGTTAATACTTGTATGCATTTTTCGAACTCATATCcctctaattatttatttatttatttatacactTTGTTTTCAGAgattattgtttaattatatttGTAGAGGTTTCTAAGAATATTTTAAGCCATTGCAATTTGCAGTATTGTGTTCTTTATTTGATATATTTCCATATCAGGCCTAATCTTTCGCTTAAATACaacgttatttttttttttaaaacaaaactttattgAACAAAACAAAATTACAAACGAATAGGCACTTCGGCCTTAACAATAGGGGACCACTCCTATCCAATCAAAAGACAAATGGATAGCTAAGCTGAAATGAGCTAGACAATCAGCTACCATATTCAACTTTCTTCCCGAATGAAAAAAAGACGGACACTTATCAAAGGATGAGCTTTAATCACATCCACAATACAGCCCCAATCCTTGTAGCATCTATCTCTACTGGATAAGCTCTTCATCGCACGAGAACAATTAGAAGTGATATGGGATCTATACATGGGCATGCCTGAGATGGGTGAGGCCTAAgacaaaaaaaggaaaaaaaatgttatttttctaaaatttggggttttttttgtatgtaaaaattaatatttttctaaatttgGGGGTCCTTTAGGGTGGGGCCCTAATCGTGGGCGTAGCCCGTCTATACTCAGGCACGACCCTGAATCTTTGGCATTCCACTCTCTGAGCTAGCTCCAAACCCAATAAAATTGCTTGAGTTTCAGCTACTTCAATTGGCATATGCCTCGGAATGAACTTGATTTATGCTTAAGCGAACTGACCTTGAAAGTCTCTAATCACAGCACTCAAACCACTCCCATCTCCAGCTATAGACAAAGCAACATCACAATTTATAAGCAATTCACCTCTAACTGAAGCTTGCCATTTTGGGTCATTCAAATTATCTGACCAATTGATCTTGGTAGGAGCTAATTCTGTGTTAGGTAGAAAAGAACAGCCCCAATCAACATCTGCTGTAACATTTGGAAGAAAGCACACATGAATGGCTCTGTTCGACGATCCCAAGCCACCCAACAAAGAACAACAAACAGGGAAAACTTAGCTTCAGATAAGGTAGGTTTAACAATTCTCAACAATTGCATGATGTCAACCTAAAGCCTGCCTTAATCTTCTCAAACAGACCAGCCCCTTTCCAAAATTTTTTTAGCTTTTACACAGCCAAATAGCATGAAAAGTTGACTCCTCTTCCAAGCAACATCGATGGCATCTAGTAGAAACTTTCATTCCACGATGAGATAGATTAACCAATGAAGGAAGCCAATTATGGGAAAGTTTCCAAAGAAACATATGGATTTTCGGAGGAACTTTAGCATTGCAAATCATAGACCAGCCACGTTTCCAGACCTCAATATCAAACGGACTAGCCCCTTCCGCTGATAGTTTAGAGACATGAGAGCCACTCTTCACAGAATACCGCCCATCCTCAGTGTAGTGGCAAACTAGAATGTCTTCTGCCTTAAACGAACATTGGGGAATGCTTAAAATCCAACTAACATCATCTTGATGAAATAAATCAACAACAAAAGCCACATTCCAGCTATCATCTTCATTCTTCAACTCGCCGACCTTAGTATTAGTAGCAACCAACGGAGGAACACAAAGTGTGAAAGTGGAGGGCCTTGCCAACCACCTATCTTCGTTAACCCTAACCTCATGACCACCACCAATCCTCCACCGAGCACCCTCTAATAAGATCTCTCTTCCCCACAATATACTACGCCAGACAAAAGAGCTATAGGAAGTCAAATTAGTTTTCGAAAAAGAACAGTGAGGGGAATAACTCTCTTTCAAAACTCGAGCCATTAAAGAGTTATGAGTACTCACAATCTTTCACTCTTGTTTAGCCAAAAGAGCCTTATTAAAAAGGTCTAATTGATGGAACCCAAGACCACCTTCCTCCTTTGGTCTGCATAGATCTTCCCACTAACACCAATGGACTTTCTATTTATCTAAATaattctgttgacgcggttttttgccaacagtgaattatgaaaatagctgggatggattagtgcttaatggtaaaccgca
The Humulus lupulus chromosome 6, drHumLupu1.1, whole genome shotgun sequence DNA segment above includes these coding regions:
- the LOC133782737 gene encoding glucan endo-1,3-beta-glucosidase 14-like; the encoded protein is MNSLRIFAQISQLLLFFTPIASHRAQAFTGTYGINYGRIADNIPSPDEVAALLRAAKIKNVRIYDADHSVLKAFSGTGLELVVGLPNGLLKDMSANEDHALTWVKENVQSFLPETHIVGIAVGNEVLGGGDLELWGALLGAVKNIYKAVNNLHLADVVQITTAHSQAVFANSYPPSSCTFRENVVQFIKPLLEFFSEIGSPFCLNAYPFIAYMSDPENIDINYALFQSTQGIYDPKTDLHYDNMLDAQIDAAYAALEDAGFKKMEVIITETGWASHGDENESGASAINARTYNYNLRKRLAKKKGTPFRPKNAVKAYIFAIFNENLKPGPTSERNYGLFKADGTISYDIGFHGLDSSSADSLCLSSKDIPARSWSQWHSLLLPVYATALLLLLR